A window of Citrus sinensis cultivar Valencia sweet orange chromosome 7, DVS_A1.0, whole genome shotgun sequence contains these coding sequences:
- the LOC107178857 gene encoding putative glycine-rich cell wall structural protein 1: METARGFGAFLLLLAAVLSSYLVCGLHSFEESENAVKFNASSNSKLSLEGNNVVEDNQLDRRNTLDSSKGGSHMNNGGGGAGGGGGGGGGGGAGNGGGNGGGGGKGKHKPHKRKGGKGNGGGRGSGSGGGGGGGGGNSGKGHGWGGGSGGGGGGGGGGKGGGGGGGGGGNGGGGGGGGGGGHGGGWGWGGGGNGNCWLWGCGGGGHRKSARG; the protein is encoded by the coding sequence ATGGAGACTGCAAGAGGATTTGGAgctttccttcttcttcttgctgCGGTATTGAGCTCATATTTGGTTTGCGGGCTTCACAGCTTCGAGGAAAGTGAGAATGCAGTTAAGTTCAATGCTAGTTCCAATTCTAAGCTGTCACTTGAAGGCAACAATGTGGTTGAGGATAACCAATTAGATCGAAGAAACACATTAGACTCATCTAAAGGCGGGAGTCATATGAACAATGGTGGTGGGGGAgcaggaggaggaggaggggGTGGTGGCGGTGGCGGTGCTGGTAATGGAGGAGGAAATGGCGGTGGTGGTGGAAAAGGAAAGCATAAACCacacaaaagaaaaggagGAAAAGGAAATGGAGGAGGCAGAGGCAGTGGTAGTggtggaggaggaggaggaggtggAGGAAACAGTGGTAAAGGACACGGGTGGGGTGGAGGAAGTGGTGGAGGCGGCGGAGGGGGAGGTGGTGGTAAAGGAGGAGGGGGTGGCGGTGGCGGAGGAGgtaatggtggtggtggtgggggaggaggaggaggaggtcATGGCGGAGGTTGGGGCTGGGGTGGAGGTGGCAATGGTAATTGCTGGCTTTGGGGATGTGGTGGTGGTGGCCATAGAAAATCGGCTAGAGGGTGA
- the LOC102628943 gene encoding GATA transcription factor 5-like codes for MPYQTHHLNFFQFHTFTPIHLSATSLLSSPPPPPPPTDFQDMECVEAALKTSLRKEMALKLSPQAVDEICAVNLPNGVACDDFFVDDLLDFSNDDVVAEQQQLQEPQQEKGEEQKKHTLTVCSKQDQDLDERLNFDDLGPIPTSELAVPTDDVANLEWLSHFVEDSFAEYSSPFPAGTLPVKAKENGAEPEHKPALAIHCFKTPIPAKARSKRSRTGLRIWSLGSPSLSDSSSTSSASSSSSPSSPWPVSTNPGSLASLRPAEPFIVKPPKKKLKKKSPPEGYNAGGNISWGQFTRRCSHCGVQKTPQWRTGPLGAKTLCNACGVRYKSGRLFPEYRPACSPTFSSELHSNHHRKVMEMRRKKEGLGRTEPGLAPAVVSSF; via the exons ATGCCTTACCAAACTCACCATCTCAATTTCTTCCAATTCCACACCTTTACCCCCATTCATCTCTCTGCAACCTCTCTCCTAtcttctcctcctcctcctcctcctcccaCTGATTTTCAg GATATGGAATGCGTTGAAGCCGCTTTGAAGACCAGTTTGAGGAAGGAAATGGCTCTGAAATTAAGCCCACAGGCGGTTGATGAAATTTGTGCCGTTAATTTACCAAACGGCGTCGCTTGCGACGACTTCTTCGTTGACGACCTTCTTGACTTCTCTAACGATGACGTTGTCGCTGAACAACAGCAACTGCAAGAGCCCCAACAAGAGAAAGGAGAAGAACAGAAGAAACACACCCTCACTGTCTGTTCAAAACAAGACCAAGACTTGGACGAGAGACTCAATTTTGACGACTTGGGTCCCATACCCACCAGCGAACTCGCCGTCCCG ACGGATGATGTTGCGAACCTTGAATGGTTGTCTCATTTTGTTGAGGATTCTTTCGCGGAATACTCTTCACCGTTTCCCGCCGGAACTTTGCCGgtgaaagcaaaagaaaacGGGGCTGAACCGGAACATAAACCGGCTTTAGCAATTCATTGTTTCAAGACTCCGATTCCAGCCAAGGCCAGGAGCAAACGCTCGAGAACCGGCCTTCGAATTTGGTCTCTTGGGTCCCCTTCTTTATCAGACTCATCCTCAACTTCAAGTGCCTCATCTTCGTCATCCCCTTCAAGCCCTTGGCCAGTTTCCACTAACCCCGGTTCATTGGCCAGCCTTAGACCCGCCGAACCGTTCATTGTAAAACCTCCGAAGaaaaagttgaagaaaaaatcGCCGCCGGAAGGGTATAACGCTGGAGGTAATATCAGTTGGGGTCAGTTTACTCGCCGGTGCAGCCACTGCGGGGTTCAAAAGACCCCACAGTGGCGAACCGGACCGCTTGGAGCCAAGACTCTGTGTAACGCATGTGGGGTTCGTTATAAGTCGGGCCGGCTCTTTCCTGAGTACCGCCCCGCTTGTAGCCCGACCTTTTCAAGTGAACTGCATTCGAACCATCACCGTAAAGTGATGGAGATGCGGCGCAAGAAGGAAGGGCTGGGTCGGACTGAGCCCGGTCTGGCTCCTGCGGTTGTGTCGAGTTTTTGA